In a genomic window of Nyctibius grandis isolate bNycGra1 chromosome 4, bNycGra1.pri, whole genome shotgun sequence:
- the LOC137663016 gene encoding homeobox protein vent1-like, which yields MWVHTWKRARPGPKRPYKSRPSPAVPQPLSTMKQAELSLAETKSHGVRPHICCAPPPRAPTSLSSTPLLVRAEPRRGGPRPSQPAESELCAAERDRASPREPTDPYAPEPAPDGGWLSADESSGYESESAGGERAAAAGRSRGRQRRARTAFTSEQVCRLEKTFQRQKYLGASERRKLAAALQLSEIQIKTWFQNRRMKLKRQIQDHQHSLVSPALFYSYPPGTPPAQFQDALHYPFAPQHQRLLAFTPVPAVQFSFSFPRYNASQSTYRFMANELPYYHQHFLPHPSFHPVIQKKMDKQCQPVYAL from the exons ATGTGGGTTCACACTTGGAAACGAGCCCGCCCGGGACCGAAGCGCCCGTATAAGAGCAGGCCGAGCCCGGcggtcccccagcccctctccaccATGAAGCAGGCCGAACTCTCTTTGGCAGAGACCAAGTCCCACGGGGTCAGGCCCCACATATGCtgcgccccccctccccgcgcccccaCCTCGCTCAGCAGCACACCCCTCTTAGTCAGAGCCGAGCCCCGACGGGGCGGGCCGCGGCCGAGCCAGCCCGCGGAGAGCGAGCTGTGCGCGGCGGAGCGGGACCGAGCCAGTCCCCGGGAGCCCACCGACCCGTACGCGCCGGAGCCAG CCCCGGACGGCGGCTGGCTGAGCGCCGACGAGTCCTCGGGCTACGAAAGCGAGAGCGCGGGCGGGgagcgagcggcggcggcgggcaggagCCGCGGGAGGCAGCGGCGGGCGCGGACCGCCTTCACCTCGGAGCAGGTCTGCCGGCTGGAGAAGACCTTCCAGCGCCAGAAGTACCTGGGGGCCTCAGAGCGGAGGAAGCTGGCGGCTGCCTTGCAGCTCTCGGAGATCCAG ATCAAGACCTGGTTTCAGAACAGGAGGATGAAACTGAAGAGGCAGATACAGGACCACCAGCACAGCCTCGTGTCTCCTGCTCTGTTCTACAGCTACCCCCCGGGGACCCCACCGGCCCAGTTCCAGGATGCTCTCCATTACCCCTTTGCTCCACAGCACCAGAGACTCCTGGCTTTTACCCCGGTGCCTGCTGTGCAGTTCAGCTTCTCCTTTCCCAGATACAATGCATCACAAAGCACCTACCGCTTTATGGCAAATGAGCTGCCGTACTACCATCAACACTTTCTTCCTCACCCCTCTTTCCATCCAgttattcagaagaaaatggacAAGCAATGCCAACCTGTGTATGCTTTatag
- the LOC137661811 gene encoding homeobox protein vex1-like — MEKRPFSVEWLAQSSRGGAQPMAAARRPRSPPADPGSQESPPDRAALRDREAANSSSPGHETEVGGGAAAPGRPRTKFSAAQLQELERSFREQRYIGASEKRRLAAVLNLSQSQIKTWFQNRRMKFKRQTQDARVEALFSGLFFPYRYPDIATSSYSHGMDVSVSSTSTVSLHPAVPSPASLPSVPAQSLQPVLPSPVLLLPPSPGLSCYSSVIPAMTLN, encoded by the exons atgGAGAAGAGGCCCTTCTCAGTGGAGTGGCTGGCGCAGAGCAGCCGCGGCGGAGCCCAGCCCATGGCCGCggcccgccggccccgctccccgcccgcagACCCCGGCAGCCAGGAGAGCCCGCCGGACCGCG CCGCGCTCCGGGACCGGGAGGCCGCGaacagcagcagccccgggCACGAAACGGAGGTgggcggcggcgccgccgcgCCCGGGCGGCCCCGCACCAAGTTCTCGGCCGcgcagctgcaggagctggagcggAGCTTCCGCGAGCAGCGCTACATCGGCGCCAGCGAGAAGCGGCGCCTGGCCGCCGTGCTGAACCTCTCCCAGAGCCAG ATAAAAACCTGGTTTCAGAATCGTCGGATGAAGTTTAAACGTCAGACTCAAGATGCCAGAGTAGAAGCTCTCTTCTCAggcttattttttccctatcGTTACCCAGATATTGCTACCTCCAGCTATTCTCATGGGATGGACGTCAGTGTCTCGTCTACCTCTACTGTTTCTCTTCATCCAGCTGTGCCAAGCCCTGCCTCGTTACCTTCTGTTCCAGCTCAgtcccttcagccagttttgCCGAGTCCAGTTTTACTGTTGCCTCCCAGTCCAGGATTATCTTGTTACTCTTCTGTAATTCCAGCAATGACTCTTAACTGA